One genomic window of Bos taurus isolate L1 Dominette 01449 registration number 42190680 breed Hereford chromosome Y, ARS-UCD2.0, whole genome shotgun sequence includes the following:
- the LOC132344507 gene encoding testis-specific Y-encoded protein 3-like isoform X1 translates to MESETGPEEGGSTPGSWILVVSPGLHEGGALGPSSPVGAAEAMQAAGGAPGEEAALFWVEAVEEGAAVEEGEVAGLGQEFQLLVLDVMEEVEVVAYEEQEQVSSEEHVHDHPRPGALSDRPALEALAALQLELEPVNKKAERAHARLKHKTSQRRKVHLEHRSAIIQGIRGFWVEVFMNHPQMSVLMSKQDADMLHFMTNLEVEEFRHPTRHCKITLSFRRNRYFQNEVIVKEYLMKVTGYHASHSTPVQWHQGFEWKAYRRRHHDSSVNFFNWFFDHNFTGSDWIAEIIIRDLWPNPLQYYVRRKAAPQKVPGGREEPDPPSF, encoded by the exons ATGGAGAGTGAGACGGGGCCAGAGGAAGGCGGCAGCACTCCGGGatcctggatcttagttgtgagcccgggtcttcatgagggaggggccctggggccttCCAGTCCGGTGGGGGCGGCAGAGGCGATGCAGGCCGCAGGTGGTGCGCCAGGCGAGGAGGCCGCCCTCTTCTgggtggaggcagtggaggaaggtgcggctgtggaggagggagaggtggcgGGACTCGGGCAGGAGTTCCAGCTGCTGGTGTTGGacgtcatggaggaggtggaggtggtggcataCGAGGAGCAGGAGCAGGTGTCCTCGGAGGAGCATGTCCACGACCATCCAAGGCCCGGAGCCCTGAGTGACCGGCCTGCACTGGAGGCGCTGGCAGCcctgcagctggagctggagcccgTGAATAAGAAAGCCGAAAGGGCGCATGCTCGCCTGAAACATAAGACCAGTCAGCGGCGGAAGGTGCATCTAGAGCACagaagcgccatcatccagggcatccgtgGCTTCTGGGTCGAAGTT tttATGAACCACCCCCAAATGTCAGTTTTGATGAGCAAGCAAGATGCAGACATGCTTCACTTCATGACCAACTTGGAG GTGGAGGAATTCAGGCATCCCACTCGTCACTGCAAGATCACATTGTCCTTTCGGAGGAATAGGTATTTCCAGAATGAAGTGATTGTCAAGGAGTACCTGATGAAGGTCACTG GATACCACGCATCTCATTCCACTCCAGTTCAGTGGCACCAGGGCTTTGAATGGAAGGCATACAGGCGCAGGCACCACGACAGCAGCGTTAACTTCTTCAACTGGTTCTTTGACCACAATTTCACAGGATCTGactggattgctgag ATCATCATAAGGGATCTGTGGCCCAATCCTTTGCAGTACTATGTGAGGAGGAAGGCTGCACCACAAAAGGTACCAGGAGGACGAGAG GAACCCGATCCCCCCAGCTTTTGA
- the LOC132344507 gene encoding testis-specific Y-encoded protein 3-like isoform X2, with product MESETGPEEGGSTPGSWILVVSPGLHEGGALGPSSPVGAAEAMQAAGGAPGEEAALFWVEAVEEGAAVEEGEVAGLGQEFQLLVLDVMEEVEVVAYEEQEQVSSEEHVHDHPRPGALSDRPALEALAALQLELEPVNKKAERAHARLKHKTSQRRKVHLEHRSAIIQGIRGFWVEVVSLGVVLVEEFRHPTRHCKITLSFRRNRYFQNEVIVKEYLMKVTGYHASHSTPVQWHQGFEWKAYRRRHHDSSVNFFNWFFDHNFTGSDWIAEIIIRDLWPNPLQYYVRRKAAPQKVPGGREEPDPPSF from the exons ATGGAGAGTGAGACGGGGCCAGAGGAAGGCGGCAGCACTCCGGGatcctggatcttagttgtgagcccgggtcttcatgagggaggggccctggggccttCCAGTCCGGTGGGGGCGGCAGAGGCGATGCAGGCCGCAGGTGGTGCGCCAGGCGAGGAGGCCGCCCTCTTCTgggtggaggcagtggaggaaggtgcggctgtggaggagggagaggtggcgGGACTCGGGCAGGAGTTCCAGCTGCTGGTGTTGGacgtcatggaggaggtggaggtggtggcataCGAGGAGCAGGAGCAGGTGTCCTCGGAGGAGCATGTCCACGACCATCCAAGGCCCGGAGCCCTGAGTGACCGGCCTGCACTGGAGGCGCTGGCAGCcctgcagctggagctggagcccgTGAATAAGAAAGCCGAAAGGGCGCATGCTCGCCTGAAACATAAGACCAGTCAGCGGCGGAAGGTGCATCTAGAGCACagaagcgccatcatccagggcatccgtgGCTTCTGGGTCGAAGTTGTATCCCttggtgtggtgctt GTGGAGGAATTCAGGCATCCCACTCGTCACTGCAAGATCACATTGTCCTTTCGGAGGAATAGGTATTTCCAGAATGAAGTGATTGTCAAGGAGTACCTGATGAAGGTCACTG GATACCACGCATCTCATTCCACTCCAGTTCAGTGGCACCAGGGCTTTGAATGGAAGGCATACAGGCGCAGGCACCACGACAGCAGCGTTAACTTCTTCAACTGGTTCTTTGACCACAATTTCACAGGATCTGactggattgctgag ATCATCATAAGGGATCTGTGGCCCAATCCTTTGCAGTACTATGTGAGGAGGAAGGCTGCACCACAAAAGGTACCAGGAGGACGAGAG GAACCCGATCCCCCCAGCTTTTGA